In Desulfosediminicola ganghwensis, a single window of DNA contains:
- a CDS encoding rhodanese-related (seleno)protein has protein sequence MKRLTTLLFAALAAILLALTPAVGGEVKFMEIDELKQMIGSDDVVVLDVRAGRDWSTSEFKIQGAMRADGADFDSWANTYPKEKKLVLYCAUPNEATSASLAQKLIDNGYTEVYALKGGWKSWYRSQYPVEPR, from the coding sequence ATGAAACGTCTGACAACACTTCTCTTTGCCGCACTGGCGGCCATACTGCTGGCCCTCACCCCGGCTGTAGGTGGAGAGGTCAAGTTTATGGAAATTGACGAACTCAAGCAAATGATCGGCTCCGATGACGTAGTCGTTCTCGATGTTCGGGCCGGCAGGGACTGGAGCACCAGTGAATTTAAGATTCAGGGCGCCATGCGAGCCGACGGTGCCGATTTTGACAGCTGGGCCAACACCTACCCTAAAGAGAAAAAGCTTGTTCTCTACTGTGCTTGACCCAATGAGGCCACAAGTGCCAGTTTGGCACAAAAACTGATAGATAACGGTTATACAGAAGTCTATGCCTTAAAGGGCGGATGGAAAAGCTGGTACCGCAGCCAATACCCGGTTGAACCGAGATAA